DNA sequence from the Deltaproteobacteria bacterium genome:
CTGCTGGTTCGCGCCAAACGTTCCGGTGCAGCGTACGTTGACGTGGAATGGCTTACGCCCCAGGAGCAGCGCTCCCGCGTACTGTCAAGCCCGGGCGACGCCAAAGTAATTCTCTCGTTCCACGATTTTGATGCAACGCCCGTGGATCTGTTCGCTCTTTTTCGGGACATGGCGTCCCAGCGTGCGGATGTGATCAAAATCGCCACTTTTGCACGCAATCTCGAAGATAATTTCCGGATTTTCCGCCTGCTCCAGCATATGAAGCATAACGTTGTGGCCCACGTCATGGGCGATCTGGGCTACATCAGCCGGATCCTGGCCCCCAAATTCGGATCGCTCTGGACCTACTGCTTCAAAGACGGCCGCTCAAAAGCCGCTCCCGGTCAGATCAGTCTGGATACCTTGCTGGATGTGTATCACGTTCATCGGATCAAACCGGACACCAAGGTCTACGCTTTACTCGGAAATCCGGTGGCGCATTCGTTTTCACCTCACATGCAAAACGCCGCATTCCGTCACGCGAACATCAACGCGGTGTACGTTCCCATGCAGGTCACGGATCTGACCTCCATCCTCGCCTTTTTCAAGGAAATCGACATGCAGGGTTGCAGCGTCACCATTCCTTTCAAGGTCCGCATATTGGACGTTCTGGACGAGGTCGACGACCTGGCCAGGCGCATGGGCGCGGTGAACACCGTGTATGTGCGTAACGGCAAACTGATGGGGACCAATACGGACGGCATTGGAGCATTGCGTACCATCCAGGCTGCCGGCATTCAACTGACGGGTTCCAAAGTGCTGGTCCTCGGCGCCGGCGGGTCCGCCCGCGCCGTGGGATTTACTTTGGCCGCGGCGCGTCGTCTGAACGCCTTGACCTTTGTATCGCGTCGTTCGGATCAGGCCCAGATCCTTGTTAGAGAGCTTTCTCCGTACACCGCGACCCCGCTGTTCGCGAGCAGTTTT
Encoded proteins:
- a CDS encoding shikimate dehydrogenase, producing the protein MICLTLTEKTTRDAVRIMEELLPEVDLVEVRADLLQDLDMEALLHAGTKPVIFTVRRPEEGGAFTGSEEERIELLVRAKRSGAAYVDVEWLTPQEQRSRVLSSPGDAKVILSFHDFDATPVDLFALFRDMASQRADVIKIATFARNLEDNFRIFRLLQHMKHNVVAHVMGDLGYISRILAPKFGSLWTYCFKDGRSKAAPGQISLDTLLDVYHVHRIKPDTKVYALLGNPVAHSFSPHMQNAAFRHANINAVYVPMQVTDLTSILAFFKEIDMQGCSVTIPFKVRILDVLDEVDDLARRMGAVNTVYVRNGKLMGTNTDGIGALRTIQAAGIQLTGSKVLVLGAGGSARAVGFTLAAARRLNALTFVSRRSDQAQILVRELSPYTATPLFASSFQLSDLERAFEDADLVVNCTPVGMFPNEDETPVPIHLLREQPIVFDIVYNPLITRFLKEAAECGCTTLTGIDMLVHQGAAQFEAWTGLRAPFTVMRHAALKALQASDPSSSK